The Deinococcus aquaedulcis genomic interval GGCCGCATTAACCGCCCGGATGACGCCCTGCTCATCGACCACAGCAATGGTGTCAGGCAACGCGTCCAGAGCCGCCTGCACCGCCTGGACGGGCAGACTGATGGTGGGTGGGGTGGATCTGGTCACGGGCGCCCTTGCCTAACAGTTCAGCAGAAACAGGCGCTCCCTGCCTTGAGTCCGTGTTGACCAATGGATCAGCTTGCGGGGCCGCGCTGGCTGAGTTGCGGGGAGGGGTGGGCCGCACCCCCCGTGCTGCAGCCCAGGGTTGAGCTGTCGGGAGGCGCGGCCAAGAGGAGCTGGCGGCGCCCCCAGCACGTGAACATTCGCTGAAGCGGCCAAGCTCTACAGTACGGGGATGCCCGCTCCTGTCCTCTACGCCCTTCAGCGGCGACCTGGTGTGACTTGGCCGAAGAGCCCCGCCGTGCGCCGTGCGCTTTAATCGCCTGCGGCTTCTGCTGGTCGAGGATAACCCGGCCGACGTCTTCCTGCTGCAGGCCGCCGCCGAGCTGGCCGACCTTCCGCTGGACCTGACCGTGGCCGCCGACGGCGCCGCCGCCTTGGCCCTCCTGACCCGGCTGGACGCTGAAGGGGCGTGGCCACAGCTGGTGCTTCTTGACCTCAACATGCCGCGCATGAACGGCTTTGAGGTGTTGCAGGCTCTTCAGGCCTCAGCCTTTCCACCGCTGCCGGTCGTGATGTTCACCACGTCGTCGGCTCCGGCCGATCTGCAGCGCGCTGCTGCGTTGGGGGCCGCCTCCTTCGTCACTAAACCGGCCGAGCTGGCGGCACTCGTGACTCTCCTGCAACAGCTTCCCCTGGCCGTCGCGGGCGAGATCCCTTTTCCCCACAGCGCCGCCTGGAGCGGGCGTCCGTTTCGCCCACCTGTAAAGTGATCGCTCGGCCATTCCCTTGCAACTGGAGCAGAGGGCGACTTCCTTGATGCGCTCTGAAAATATTTGGACTCTACCGAGGTAATGCTGGGGCCTGGCAGAGACGGAATTTAGGTGCCGCATCCATCGGCGGAGGCCCGGCGCACGCCCAGACAGACCCGCGCTCACCAGTGGCGCCCTGTCTGGGCTGAGTAGGCGTTGAGAGGTTGGCCTTCACGTGGAGGCGGGGGCAGGTATATGCAGAACAATCTCGGGGGCGGCGAGGGTGACGCCCTGGGGGCCCAGTTCATCTGGGAGGTGCGGCTTGTGTTCGGGATCAGTGGACGGCGAGCCTGCCCTGTCCTCGGTGTTCATCGTTCCGCGCAGCGTCATCGCAGCTTGAAAGACGATTGCGACTTGGCGGACAAGCTCCGGCCGCGTGCGAGCGTCCTCAGTTTGGATACCGGTGCCTCTATGTCTTGCTGCGTCGTCAGGGCGAGAGCGTGAACCACAAGCGGATGTATCGCGTGTACCGGAGGGAAGGCTTGACTCTCCGCAAAAAGGCCTGCAGAAAGGGTGCCGCTCGCGTTGTCAGGCCTGGGCCAACGAGCACTGGAGCCTAGACTTCGTCCGCGACCAGCCGGTGAATGGACAGCGTTTCCGTATCCTCAACATCGTGGACGACGGCATCCTAGAGGGCGTACCGGGCATGCGTTGACGTCAATCCCCGGCAGCACTAGCAGACACGATTTGAGAACACGGCAAGCCCAAGGTCCTGCTGACCGACCACGGGCTAAAGTTGACGGGGCGGACACTGGATCAATGGGCGCACATGCAGGGCATCACTCACCAAGTCGCTAATCCTGGAACGCCTGCTCAGAACGCCTATATCGAGAGTTTTAACGGTCAGATACGCGACGAACTTCTGAACGCCCTCTGGTTTCTGAGCGTGCCGTAGGCGAGGCTCCGGCTCGGAATCTAGCGGCGGGACTAGAACGTGCTGCAACCGCACAGCTCGCTCGGAAACCTCACGCCATAGAAGTGCGCCCGCCAAGTGGCGGGCTGAGAGACGCTGGACTCATTCGAGCTGAACCGATCAATGGGTGAAGGTCACTGTTTCAGGCATAGCCTCGGGCCTGTAGCTCATAGAGGGCCGCGTAGCGTCCGCCGCGCGCCATCAGGTCATGGTGGCTGCCGGCTTCGGCCACCTCGCCGCCCGCGAGCACCAGAATCAGGTCGGCCAGGCGCACAGTGGAAAAGCGGTGCGAGATCAGCAGGGTAATGCGCTCGCGGGTTTCCTCGCGCAGCGCCTGAATGGTCTCGAACTCGGCGCGGGCGTCCAGGGCGGCGGTGGGTTCATCGAACACCAGCACCGAGGCGTCGCGGAAATACAGCCGCGCCAGCGCCAGCCGCTGCCACTGCCCGCCCGACAGCTGGCGCCCACCCTGAAACAGCCGGCCCAGCGGGGTATCCAGGCCTTCGGGCAGCGTGTCCACAAAGTCAGCCCCGGCCCGCTCCACGGCGCGCGCCACGCCCCCGTCCTGCGCCGAATCGGGTGTGGTGGCCAGGGCCACGTTGGCCCGCGCCGTCAGCTGGTACTGACCGAAATCCTGGAAGATCACGCTCATTTCCCGCTGCACGCTGCGCGGGCTAAAGCGCGCGGCGTCCTGGCCGTTCAGCAGAATCTGACCGCTGGTGGGTGAAAACAGCAGTGTCAGCAGCTTGACCACGGTGGTCTTGCCCGCGCCGTTCTCGCCCACCAGGGCCAGGGCCTGCCCCCGGCGCACGGTGAAACTCACGTCCCGGAGCACGTCGCGTTCGGTGAGGGGATAGCGGAACCCCACGTTGCGGAATTCGATGGTGTGGATGGGCCCTTCCCAGGTTTCCCCAGCGTCCAGATCGCGGCTGGGCAGTTCCAGAAAGGCGAAAAGGTTACGCATGTACAGCAGGT includes:
- a CDS encoding response regulator — encoded protein: MRFNRLRLLLVEDNPADVFLLQAAAELADLPLDLTVAADGAAALALLTRLDAEGAWPQLVLLDLNMPRMNGFEVLQALQASAFPPLPVVMFTTSSAPADLQRAAALGAASFVTKPAELAALVTLLQQLPLAVAGEIPFPHSAAWSGRPFRPPVK
- a CDS encoding IS3 family transposase yields the protein MRLGGQAPAACERPQFGYRCLYVLLRRQGESVNHKRMYRVYRREGLTLRKKACRKGAARVVRPGPTSTGA
- a CDS encoding integrase core domain-containing protein, which gives rise to MQGITHQVANPGTPAQNAYIESFNGQIRDELLNALWFLSVP